From the Nitrospirota bacterium genome, the window TTTTTTTGCAATGTTTTTTGTAACGGGACAGAAACCAAAAACGGCATAAAACAAACAATAACCGGGTTAGCCCTTTTCTTATCTTTTTCTTGTCAGAGTCGGCAGGAACAGGCATATATGCCTGTAATAACTCTATCCCTCGTTAAAGATTCCTGAAACCGGAGCCGTTTATTTCTTTCCTTCTTTCTTTTTGTCAGGAAAGAGTATAACGATACTTATTCTCCTGTTTTTCGGGTCACGCGGGCTATCCGTAAAAAGCGGATCCTTGTCTGCATAACCAACGACACGGACTATCCTTGCCGGAGATATCCCGAGTCTTTCCAGATCCCGCCTTGCAGCATTTGCCCTGTCGGCAGAGAGTTCCCAGTTGGTGTAATTACTGTTTGATGAATAAGAATAAGAGTCGGTATGTCCCTCTATAAAGAGCTTGTTACTTATATTGTTAATATTATCTCCAAGCACCCTCAGTATCTCTTCAGCCTTGGGGGTAAGTTCAGCACTGCCGGACGGAAACATGGAACTGCCGTTTTTATCAATAATCTCTATTTTTACCCCTTCTTTCACAATCCTCACGAGTATCTGATCCTTTATATCGCCCAGCATGGTTTCAACTGCCTCTTTTATGGCTTCCTGAAGGGTCTCAGGTGTTATACTCTTGTCTCCGAAGGTCCCGTAATAGTCCGAGAAGACCTTATCAGAGGTTGCTCCCGGCTCATTGAACATCTCGCTGGACTTGTCCATAAAGGATGTGCCTCCCTTCTCGAAGATACTGAATTCCTTGAAGTATGTAGCAACCCTTGCCCGTTTCTCCGGAGAAACCATCGTTACCAACCAGAGGAGGAGAAAAAAGGCCATCATCGCAGTTACAAAGTCTGCATATGCTACCTTCCAGCTTCCCCCATGACGTCCGCCTTCAGCGGTCTTTTTTACCTTCTTGATTATTATCTTTGAGTCTTTCATCTGATTCTCTCTCTTTTATCATCTTTCATTTCTTTCTTACCGTCTCTTCAAGTTCATTGAATGAGGGCCTGTCAGATGTAGGGATTGCCCTTCTGCCAAACTCTACAGCCATCTGCGGGGCTGCACCACCCACAAAAGAGACCAGTGCTATCCTTATAATCTGAAAACTGACTCCATCCTCCTTCACCTTTGCCTCGAGATTGGTAGCTATAGGACCGACAAAGCCGTAACACATCAGTACCCCGAGAAACGTCCCAACCAGCGCTGCACCTATGCTCTGACCAAGGACCTCCGGTGGCTCGTTAATCTTGCCCATTGTAAGCACCACTCCGAGAACAGCGGCTACTATACCGAGTCCGGGCAATGCATCTGCGACCATTGCTATGTTATGAGCAGGTATGAGTGCCTCATGGTGGTGGGTGTCTGTTTCGAGCTCCATCAGGTTGTCCAGCTCATAGGGCGGCACATTTGTAGAGATTATCACCTTGAGGTTATCGCAGAGGAAACTTACTGCATGATGGTTGGACATTACAGCCTTGTATTTTAAAAACAGGGGACTCTTCTCGGGATTTTCAATATCCGCCTCTATGGATATAAGCCCCTCCTTCCTGATCTTGAAAAATATATTATAGAGAAGACCGAGGAGTTCAATGTACCCTGACTTGCCCATTCCCCCCGAGGAGAAGAGTTTTCCCAAACTCTTCAGTATCATTGCGAGGACCTTTGGGGGGGCAGCTATGATGAGAGAGCCGATAGAAGCACCAAATATGATGACCAACTCTGCCGGCTGAAACAGGACACTGAGGTTGCCGTGCTCCATCAGGTAGCCACCAACAACGGCCCCCATGACGACCAATATTCCAATTATTACAAACATAGTCTCTTATTATTTATCGGCTTAATTTACTAAAACTTTAGGTCTGATTTAAATATGATGAATGGGTTAAAATATTCTAAGTGAATAGTCAGACCATTATATCTATTGGCGGTGCACATAGTGGATGCGGGAAAACCACTGTGGCCGAAAACCTACTGAGGTTGCTCGGCGGTTCATGGGGTGCAATCAAGCATACAAAGACCGCTTTTTACACCTCTGTATCCCGAAATCCGGAAGCCCCGGAGGATAAGGATACTTCCCGCCTCCGTCTCTCAGGGGCCGGGGATGTGCTCTGGGTTCAGTCACCTGAAGCCGGTCTTGAAGAGACGATTGAGATGGCCGTTAACATGCTCGCACATTGTGAGGGGATAGTGGTTGAAGGTAACGCTCCAATTGAGTTTTTATCTCCTGATATAGTAATATTTGTATTTGGAAAGGACACCGGAAGGTTAAAGCCCTCTGCTTTGAGGATTCTCAAAAAAAGCGATATAGTAATCTATCAGGATGAAATTCCCAGCTCAGACCCCTCGAACCGTGAGCAGTTTGAACCATGCAGGGATGAGATTATCCATCTTGGCATAAAGGAAAGGGCTTGCTTTCACAAACTCAAAGCTATCATCATGAATAAGACAGGGAAAACGGATACGACAGAGAGTTCAGCAAATCTGACTGAAAATGTGAGCAGGGAAGAAAGGCCTCACCTTGAGACAGACCCTCTGGTGAAGACTTCAAACAATCCGGGGGAAGAGCTCCTCAGACATGCAAGAAACAAGAGAATCCCTTGCAAGCTGGCAAGAAAGATAGCAGAGCAAACGGGTCTTCCCT encodes:
- a CDS encoding flagellar motor protein MotB; amino-acid sequence: MKDSKIIIKKVKKTAEGGRHGGSWKVAYADFVTAMMAFFLLLWLVTMVSPEKRARVATYFKEFSIFEKGGTSFMDKSSEMFNEPGATSDKVFSDYYGTFGDKSITPETLQEAIKEAVETMLGDIKDQILVRIVKEGVKIEIIDKNGSSMFPSGSAELTPKAEEILRVLGDNINNISNKLFIEGHTDSYSYSSNSNYTNWELSADRANAARRDLERLGISPARIVRVVGYADKDPLFTDSPRDPKNRRISIVILFPDKKKEGKK
- the motA gene encoding flagellar motor stator protein MotA — translated: MFVIIGILVVMGAVVGGYLMEHGNLSVLFQPAELVIIFGASIGSLIIAAPPKVLAMILKSLGKLFSSGGMGKSGYIELLGLLYNIFFKIRKEGLISIEADIENPEKSPLFLKYKAVMSNHHAVSFLCDNLKVIISTNVPPYELDNLMELETDTHHHEALIPAHNIAMVADALPGLGIVAAVLGVVLTMGKINEPPEVLGQSIGAALVGTFLGVLMCYGFVGPIATNLEAKVKEDGVSFQIIRIALVSFVGGAAPQMAVEFGRRAIPTSDRPSFNELEETVRKK